The following coding sequences are from one Mytilus trossulus isolate FHL-02 chromosome 8, PNRI_Mtr1.1.1.hap1, whole genome shotgun sequence window:
- the LOC134727503 gene encoding piRNA biogenesis protein EXD1-like, whose protein sequence is MATKRKLEPDYEAKQQQSDGTTSDKKVKQNSANTIETTQSETIQVGINETSSYKYIDTKGKFSSAINELNDKIKDGKTIALDCEGVDLSRFGCVTMVNVGTKYMVYLIDVLKIGDSVFDDGLRSILENNTIEKLMFDCREDADALFHLHKVNLDGVLDVQLLELSNRIFRNGYTILGSLEKCLQKFLSDDTLHRLKKQGRETMLKTTNIWKDRPLSESMLKYAAVDVLALFKLYNTFKNRMTHNTWKAASSLYCNNKRSRARTYRDGDAHLPIRVRDIILNIMN, encoded by the coding sequence ATGGCAACCAAGCGTAAATTAGAACCAGATTATGAAGCCAAACAGCAGCAATCCGACGGTACAACGAGCGATAAAAAGGTAAAACAGAATTCCGCTAATACCATAGAAACAACCCAAAGTGAAACAATACAAGTTGGAATAAATGAAACAAGTTCTTACAAGTATATTGACACGAAGGGAAAGTTCAGTTCTGCTATCAATGAGCTAAACGACAAGATTAAAGACGGCAAAACCATAGCATTGGACTGTGAAGGAGTTGACTTGTCAAGGTTTGGATGCGTAACGATGGTCAATGTAGGTACTAAATATATGGTCTATCTAATTGATGTTTTGAAGATAGGAGACAGCGTTTTCGATGACGGGCTTCGCTCTATACTCGAAAATAATactattgaaaaattaatgttCGACTGTCGAGAAGACGCAGATGCTTTATTTCATCTGCATAAAGTAAACCTGGACGGGGTATTAGATGTTCAATTGTTAGAATTGAGTAATAGGATTTTTAGAAATGGATACACAATATTGGGCAGTCTAGAGAAATGTCTTCAAAAATTTCTTTCAGACGATACTCTCCATAGATTGAAAAAACAGGGACGGGAAACTATGCTCAAGACAACAAATATATGGAAAGATAGACCCCTGAGTGAAAGTATGCTGAAATATGCAGCTGTAGATGTTCTAGCACTTTTCAAGTTATATAATACGTTTAAAAACAGAATGACACACAATACCTGGAAAGCTGCATCTAGCCTATATTGTAACAACAAAAGATCTCGAGCAAGAACATATCGTGATGGAGATGCTCATTTGCCGATACGCGTGCGTGATATAATACTGAATATTATGAATTAA